In a genomic window of Microcebus murinus isolate Inina chromosome 17, M.murinus_Inina_mat1.0, whole genome shotgun sequence:
- the VAPA gene encoding vesicle-associated membrane protein-associated protein A isoform X2: protein MLAEPRARAGGRAVRQLCTDSCPFTDVVTTNLKLRNPSDRKVCFKVKTTAPRRYCVRPNSGIIDPGSTVTVSVMLQPFDYDPNEKSKHKFMVQTIFAPPNTSDMEAVWKEAKPDELMDSKLRCVFEMPNENDKLGITPPGIASTATAMSSINNTIATSANYHTKNDPRGLNVFKQEKQKNDMEPSKAVPLNASKQDGPMPKPHSVSLNDTETRKLMEECKRLQGEMMKLSEENRHLRDEGLRLRKVAHSDKPGSTSAASFRDNVTSPLPSLLVVIAAIFIGFFLGKFIL, encoded by the exons GCCCCTTTACAGATGTAGTCACTACAAATCTTAAATTGCGAAATCCATCTGATAGAAAAGTGTGTTTCAAAGTGAAGACTACAGCACCTCGCCGGTACTGTGTGAGGCCCAACAGTGGAATTATTGACCCAGGGTCGACTGTGACTGTTTCAG TAATGCTACAGCCGTTTGACTATGATCCGAATGAAAAGAGTAAACACAAGTTTATGGTACAGACAATTTTTGCTCCACCAAACACTTCAGATATGGAAGCTGTG tggaaaGAGGCAAAACCTGATGAATTAATGGACTCCAAATTGAGATGTGTATTTGAAATGCCCAATGAAAACGATAAATTG GGTATAACTCCACCAGGGATTGCTTCGACTGCCACTGCAATGAGCAGCATCAACAACACAATTGCAACATCTGCCAATTATCACACGAAGAATGACCCCAGGGGACTCAATGTGTTCAAACAGGAGAAGCAGAAG AATGATATGGAACCTAGCAAAGCTGTTCCACTGAATGCATCTAAACAAGATGGACCCATGCCAAAACCGCACAGTGTTTCACTCAATGATACTGAAACAAGGAAATTAATGGAAGAGTGTAAAAGACTTCAGGGAGAAATGATGAAGCTATCAGAAGAAAATCGACACCTGAGA gatGAAGGTTTAAGGCTCAGAAAGGTAGCACATTCGGATAAACCTGGATCAACCTCAGCTGCATCCTTCAGAGATAATGTCACCAGTCCTCTTCCTTCACTTCTTGTTGTAATTGCAGCCATTTTCATTGGATTCTTTCTAGGGAAATTCATCTTGTAG
- the VAPA gene encoding vesicle-associated membrane protein-associated protein A isoform X1 gives MASAAGAMAKHEQILVLDPPTDLKFKGPFTDVVTTNLKLRNPSDRKVCFKVKTTAPRRYCVRPNSGIIDPGSTVTVSVMLQPFDYDPNEKSKHKFMVQTIFAPPNTSDMEAVWKEAKPDELMDSKLRCVFEMPNENDKLGITPPGIASTATAMSSINNTIATSANYHTKNDPRGLNVFKQEKQKNDMEPSKAVPLNASKQDGPMPKPHSVSLNDTETRKLMEECKRLQGEMMKLSEENRHLRDEGLRLRKVAHSDKPGSTSAASFRDNVTSPLPSLLVVIAAIFIGFFLGKFIL, from the exons GCCCCTTTACAGATGTAGTCACTACAAATCTTAAATTGCGAAATCCATCTGATAGAAAAGTGTGTTTCAAAGTGAAGACTACAGCACCTCGCCGGTACTGTGTGAGGCCCAACAGTGGAATTATTGACCCAGGGTCGACTGTGACTGTTTCAG TAATGCTACAGCCGTTTGACTATGATCCGAATGAAAAGAGTAAACACAAGTTTATGGTACAGACAATTTTTGCTCCACCAAACACTTCAGATATGGAAGCTGTG tggaaaGAGGCAAAACCTGATGAATTAATGGACTCCAAATTGAGATGTGTATTTGAAATGCCCAATGAAAACGATAAATTG GGTATAACTCCACCAGGGATTGCTTCGACTGCCACTGCAATGAGCAGCATCAACAACACAATTGCAACATCTGCCAATTATCACACGAAGAATGACCCCAGGGGACTCAATGTGTTCAAACAGGAGAAGCAGAAG AATGATATGGAACCTAGCAAAGCTGTTCCACTGAATGCATCTAAACAAGATGGACCCATGCCAAAACCGCACAGTGTTTCACTCAATGATACTGAAACAAGGAAATTAATGGAAGAGTGTAAAAGACTTCAGGGAGAAATGATGAAGCTATCAGAAGAAAATCGACACCTGAGA gatGAAGGTTTAAGGCTCAGAAAGGTAGCACATTCGGATAAACCTGGATCAACCTCAGCTGCATCCTTCAGAGATAATGTCACCAGTCCTCTTCCTTCACTTCTTGTTGTAATTGCAGCCATTTTCATTGGATTCTTTCTAGGGAAATTCATCTTGTAG